A portion of the Epinephelus moara isolate mb chromosome 4, YSFRI_EMoa_1.0, whole genome shotgun sequence genome contains these proteins:
- the aurkb gene encoding aurora kinase B isoform X2 yields MVAGPQRIQVKPRADMDKNTITGPGRECVSSSSAASKKVSIDDFDIGRPLGKGKFGNVYLARVKKLQAIVALKVLFKSQMEKEGVEHQLRREIEIQAHLKHPNILRFYNYFHDRKRVFLVLEYAPRGEMYKELQRCGRFDDQRTATYMEEISDALMYCHEKKVIHRDIKPENLLLGYRGELKIADFGWSVHAPSLRRRTMCGTLDYLPPEMIEGHTHSEKVDLWCIGVLCYECLVGNPPFETASHSETYKRIMKVDLKFPKNISDGAKDLISKLLRHNPIDRLSLQSVIDHPWVRANSRRVLPPICSAKKS; encoded by the exons ATGGTGGCTGGCCCACAGCGTATTCAGGTGAAGCCACGAGCagatatggacaaaaacaccATCACAG gcCCTGGGAGAGAGTGTGTTAGCTCATCCAGTGCAGCCTCAAA GAAAGTCTCCATCGATGACTTTGACATCGGTCGACCACTGGGGAAGGGCAAATTCGGTAATGTCTACCTTGCGAGAGTGAAGAAGCTGCAAGCCATTGTGGCGCTGAAGGTGCTGTTCAAGTCACAGATGGAGAAGGAGGGTGTGGAGCATCAACTCAGGAGGGAGATTGAGATTCAAGCACATCTCAA GCACCCCAACATCTTGCGCTTCTACAATTATTTCCATGACCGAAAGAGAGTGTTCTTGGTGCTGGAGTACGCCCCACGTGGTGAAATGTACAAGGAGCTACAGAGATGTGGAAGATTCGATGACCAGCGCACTGCCACA TATATGGAGGAGATATCTGATGCACTGATGTATTGCCACGAGAAGAAAGTGATTCATCGTGACATCAAGCCAGAGAACCTGCTTCTCGGCTATCGTGGAGAGCTGAAAATTGCAGATTTTGGTTGGTCCGTCCATGCACCTTCTCTGAG ACGTCGTACAATGTGTGGGACACTGGACTACCTCCCTCCAGAGATGATTGAgggccacacacacagtgagaaggTGGATCTGTGGTGCATCGGGGTCCTCTGCTATGAGTGCTTGGTCGGCAACCCACCATTTGAAACTGCCAGCCATTCAGAGACATACAAAAGAATTATGAAG GTGGATTTGAAGTTCCCCAAAAACATCTCAGATGGTGCAAAGGACCTCATCTCTAAGCTGCTCCGCCACAACCCCATCGATCGCCTCTCACTACAAAGTGTCATTGACCACCCATGGGTGCGCGCCAACTCTCGACGAGTCCTACCCCCCATCTGCTCCGCCAAGAAGTCCTGA
- the aurkb gene encoding aurora kinase B isoform X1 gives MQNKENYEPRGFQRPFTTPTMVAGPQRIQVKPRADMDKNTITGPGRECVSSSSAASKKVSIDDFDIGRPLGKGKFGNVYLARVKKLQAIVALKVLFKSQMEKEGVEHQLRREIEIQAHLKHPNILRFYNYFHDRKRVFLVLEYAPRGEMYKELQRCGRFDDQRTATYMEEISDALMYCHEKKVIHRDIKPENLLLGYRGELKIADFGWSVHAPSLRRRTMCGTLDYLPPEMIEGHTHSEKVDLWCIGVLCYECLVGNPPFETASHSETYKRIMKVDLKFPKNISDGAKDLISKLLRHNPIDRLSLQSVIDHPWVRANSRRVLPPICSAKKS, from the exons TTCACAACTCCTACCATGGTGGCTGGCCCACAGCGTATTCAGGTGAAGCCACGAGCagatatggacaaaaacaccATCACAG gcCCTGGGAGAGAGTGTGTTAGCTCATCCAGTGCAGCCTCAAA GAAAGTCTCCATCGATGACTTTGACATCGGTCGACCACTGGGGAAGGGCAAATTCGGTAATGTCTACCTTGCGAGAGTGAAGAAGCTGCAAGCCATTGTGGCGCTGAAGGTGCTGTTCAAGTCACAGATGGAGAAGGAGGGTGTGGAGCATCAACTCAGGAGGGAGATTGAGATTCAAGCACATCTCAA GCACCCCAACATCTTGCGCTTCTACAATTATTTCCATGACCGAAAGAGAGTGTTCTTGGTGCTGGAGTACGCCCCACGTGGTGAAATGTACAAGGAGCTACAGAGATGTGGAAGATTCGATGACCAGCGCACTGCCACA TATATGGAGGAGATATCTGATGCACTGATGTATTGCCACGAGAAGAAAGTGATTCATCGTGACATCAAGCCAGAGAACCTGCTTCTCGGCTATCGTGGAGAGCTGAAAATTGCAGATTTTGGTTGGTCCGTCCATGCACCTTCTCTGAG ACGTCGTACAATGTGTGGGACACTGGACTACCTCCCTCCAGAGATGATTGAgggccacacacacagtgagaaggTGGATCTGTGGTGCATCGGGGTCCTCTGCTATGAGTGCTTGGTCGGCAACCCACCATTTGAAACTGCCAGCCATTCAGAGACATACAAAAGAATTATGAAG GTGGATTTGAAGTTCCCCAAAAACATCTCAGATGGTGCAAAGGACCTCATCTCTAAGCTGCTCCGCCACAACCCCATCGATCGCCTCTCACTACAAAGTGTCATTGACCACCCATGGGTGCGCGCCAACTCTCGACGAGTCCTACCCCCCATCTGCTCCGCCAAGAAGTCCTGA